The DNA window CCACTCCAAGGCGAGATCCGACAAGGGCACGGACCTCACCTTCCCGCTCTTGGCGCGGCCAATCAAGACCATCCGCTCTCGCTGGCGGATGTGTTGCCCCTTGAGCCGCAAGCCCTCGGACTTTCGCATACCGGTTTCTCCGAGCAAGACGGTGTAAGCCCCGATCACGCCATCTTCAGCGGCCACGGCCCCGACCCGCAACGAAAGGAGAGACGATGTTTCAGAGCGACGAAATTCTATGCTATGCTCTCTCGTAGCCAATTGAGAGTGTACTCTGAACCCATTTCTAAATGTAATTCTTAGATTCATTGGAGGACTTGCAATGCACAAGCTTGTCTTACTTTTGACCGTCACGCTGACCGGATTTGTTTCAGCTCAGGAAGAACCCCTCACAAATGAGGACATCATCCAGATGCTCAAATCGGGTGTTTCCGAAGACATCATCATCGAGAAGATTGCTGTTTCGGGTTGCGCCTGCGAGAAGTCTGCATTCGACATCATGATTCTCAGGGGAGCCGGTGCTTCATCTAGACTGGTTAAACTCATCATTGATGCCGAGGCGCCCCAGGCGGCAGCCGCACCCCTCCCTGCAGCTCCTGAACCGACGAAAGTCACTCTGTTTGGAGGATACAGCTACGGGCGCTCGGAAGGGGATTCGGGCGGCCTCAACTGGAACGGCTTCAACGGAGCCATCACTGGCCACTTGACCGATTGGCTGGCCATTACGGGTGATGTGTCGGGCCATTACACTGACTTCAGGGTTCTTGATGTCTCTTGGTACAGCTTTGCCATTGGCCCTGAATTCACTCGCCGCACCGGGCGTGTTCGCGGCTTCGGACATGTCCTGTTTGGTGCCAGCCGTATCAGCGCTGGTTTACTCGGCGTCGGGGTTGGCGAAACCGGCTTCTCGACTGTGATCGGGGGTGGGGTGGATGTCGGGGTCACCGAACACTTCGCAATCCGGGTCTTTCAAAGCGACTGGCTCCGTATCTGGGACATCGGCGGCGAAGACTTCAATCTCGGACGCTTATCGTTCGGTGTGGTGGGAAGGTTTTAGCAATAGGAAAAGCCTGGATCGTCGAGTGCTGGTCTGAAAGGTGCCCAAGGGCGGAGGGGCCGCCGAGTGTAGCCAGTTTGTATCCACCTGGAAACGGCCAGAAAGGGATAGGAACGGATCGGTCTGTGTGGCGAAAACCCGAGTCGTTGTTGGGTTTTTCCTAGTTTTGGACAGCTTTGGATCTCGCCGATTTTAGACTCAAAATCTGGCGAGGTTTACTCCTCGTGGGGGTTCGAATCCCCCCTCCGGCACCAATAGAATCAACGAGTTAGCCGTCCGCCTGTTCCATTTCCCTCTCGGTCATTTCGCCTGTTGCCTGTTTGCCGCCTGCGTAATTTCGGCTTCTGCCGCTTCGCGGCGCTGCGCCTCGATCACGCTCCTGTGAGCATGACTGGGCGCGAAGTGCGCATAGCGCATGGTGGTGTGGATGTCGCTGCTTGGAGGAATTGAGCAGCACCTTGAGCACGGCGGGGTCATTCTGCGCCGCCCAGCGGGCCAGCGCGTAAAGCAGAGCGAACATCAAAAGGGCCGTGAGCAGACTTTCGAAGAGATTGAAGGTGGCTGCTGCCGTGCCCAGGATCAGGAAAAACAGCTTGGGATCATCAACCAGAAGGACCCTTTAGGCGACTTTAGCCGCACCAAGAATCCACCGCCTTAAAAGGCGGTGGAGAAGCGAACGCCTCTCAAGATCCCTGAGCACTCTCTGATGGCCAATTAGTGCATCTACTCTTATGTCACGCAGAGCTTTCGATACCAAGGGGATAAGAGGCCTAGAGAAGACATCGCCTCTAAGAATGTGCCCAAATTCATGTTCCGTCGTGTTCCGGCCCGCCGCGTCCCAGCGCCGCCGACTGAGCCGAGAAAAGACGAAGGAATCTACATCCCAGCCTCAACTGTAGGCATCGCCCACAAGTTGGTACAGCATCGGGTCAAGACGTGAGAAGGCCCCTTTCTTCGCTTTTTTCGCAGCTACTACTTCCTCTTCTACCGTCTTGTTCCTCCTCTCATTCTCGAAGCTCACAGACACTTGCCGAGCTCGCACTGTCGCGTGTATAGTCTTACTGGTAAGTTGGGGATACAGCGATGTCAAAAGTAGCGACAACCAAGATGTCATCGAAGGGGCAGGTGGTGATTCCTGAGGAAGTTCGGACACGACTGGGCTTGGAGCCCGGAGAGCGCTTCATTGTCGTCGGCGAGGACGGCGTGGTGGTGCTTAAGAGGATCGAGGCACCATCTATGAGGGACTTTGATCAGATCCTGAACAAGGCCAGGCAAGAGGCGCGCGCCGCGGGACTGAAGCCCTCGGACATTGGCGAGGCGGTTCGAAAGGCTCGGGGACGTTGATTCGCATCGTCCTCGACACGAACGTGTTGCTGTCCGGGCTCTTCTTCGGTGGTCCTCCGGGAGAAATTCTGCAAGCTTGGCGCGGCGGGCTGATACAGATCGTCGTGTCCACAGAGATTCTTGAGGAATACTGGCAAACTGGCGAAAGGCTGGCCGAAAAATACCGTCATGTCGATCTGGAGCCTTTCCTCCGGCTAGTAGCGATCAGATCGAGGCTTGTAGACCCCGTTGTACTTGAGGAACAGGTCTGCATAGACCCAGACGACGACAAGTTCCTGGCCTGCGCCGTGGCATTGGATTGTGAATTCGTCATCAGCGGCGACAAGGCGCTAGTAGAAGTCGAGGAGTATCGAGGAGTGAACATCCTGACACCGAGGGAGTTTGTGGATCAACATCTGCCCGCGAGGGGCCCAAGCTCGTAGCAGGCTGGCCGGTTGTCGAGCCGGACGAACAGTGACGTGCAGCCATCACCCGCCCTGATTGATGGAAGCCACGATGTCGTCGCCGGCTGCAATCTCCCACTTGTCCAGCCAGGCCTCGATTCCGCGCCGGCGCAGAAAGATGGCCAGCGCCTCAACTGCGGGCTTGGCCTTGGATGAATGACTGATAAATACGCGCATCAAAAACTCCAACGCTTTCCAGCCCAAGCCAGACTGAGGCCCTCATGAGGCGAACCGAACCGCAGGCTCGGCACACGGGAATAAGCTTAGAGCAATAATCAGACTTGGCGCGGCCCTCACAGTTCGCTGGGGTACCTGCCCCGAAATCCAGACCCACAAGAAGCAACCGAGTGCTATAGCTCCGACACTCCACGCGACTGTCCTCGCGGGAATCAGGCCTTGTCACACGCTGCCCTGGCCGGCCCCCCTGCTTGAGGAGAGTTCCGGCCAGGGTGGCGTCGGTTCGGGGCGACATTCGGAGAAATGCGGCCCCGCAATAGGACGCTTTGGGTTTAGGGGACAACTCGCACGATTCTGCCAGTGAAAATCTCCGACACATAGATGTCGCCGCTTTGCTGATCGCGGGCCATGCTAGTAGGTGTGATAAGGCATGTGGAGAGGTCAACCGGCGAACTACCGGGGGAAAAGAGCCTCAGCCGCCCCGGCGTGCCCGGAACCAGCATATCGGCGCTGAATTCGAGGGTGAGATACGACATCTCGTTACCAAAGCTCCGATAGGGGAGAACATCGATGGCGGAGGTGAGACCCGTGATGAGCGCCTCGGCGGCGCCGGTTTCCCGGTCGACCTGGAGCACCCGTGCCTGGCCCGGAGGGAAGGGGAACCCGCTTAGGAGAGTGACCAGAAGTTCCTGTGAAGAGAGAGCCCGGATGCTGTCTGGAACCGGTTCGACGAGGGGAGGACCGAATGGCCGCGTGTTGGGCAGTGGCGGAAGGGTCGTCAGTGTTTCGCTGTCCCCGGTGGTCAGTTGGATGACCCGGATCGAGTTCATGCTGGCGTCGTTCAAGTAGAGCTCGTCATCGAGCACCGCCAACCCAAAAGGATTGGAATGGCGCACAGCGTTCGGTTCCCCCGGTCTTGGGTCCGCAACCCAGTCCTGGAAGTCCGCGATAAGACGGATCGTCAGCTTGTCGCCCATACCGTTGTCCAGCTTGAGCTGAGACCGTTCACTCAGGGCTTCGTGATCCTCCAGCGTCAAGGCGAAACCGGCGGTTGAGTCCTCAACGTAGTTACTGAAGTGTAACGCCAGGACCGAGCTGAAGATCGGCGAGGAAGGAATAGGGTTAGGAACGTCTGTGCCTGGGACAGCACCGGCAACCGTGACGTCTCCGTTGCCGATTGCCAAGTAGAGCGTCCGGCCGCGCAGAGCGATGCCGCTGGGCCCGCTGGGAGCGTTATCGGGCGGCGAAAACCCCGAAGGCAAGCCCTCGACGAGCGTTCGCCTGATCCCGCTGGTCACGTCGACCACTGAAATGCGCCCCGTGTTGGGTCCATTCCCGGCTTCCGTAACGATGAGGTGGTCGGAGCCACTGAAAACAATCTTCACGGGAGCCCGTAGACCTGCCGTCACGGCCGAGACCTGGCACTGGGCAATCAGGTGACACAGGGGCCCTCCGCACAGGGTAAGAAGCAGCAACAACAACAAACGAAACTTGTGACGAATCATCTTTAATCTCCTGGAGTCTTCTGGGCGCCGCCAGGGGCTGGTGTGGCTGAGTCACGCCTAGACGTACCGAAACCTTCGGCAGCATGCGCCGCATCGCGCGCAGCCCTTGGCTGCAATCCTCTATAATTCTCGCGGGGCGCCAGGGTTCATCGGATCCCTCGATGCGCCTCGCCGAGCGGAGATTCTATATATTGCCCGGCAAACGGTATCGAAAGTTCCGCGAAAGTTTGGGGAAACTTTCGCGAACGCAGGTTGCACCTTAAGGGAAAGCGCCATGCCTCGCGACCGCAACGGCTCCCGCTTGTACTCTATGAGCGACGAGACGATCCGACTTTCTCAAGACTGTGTCCTGGACCTGGGTCGTGGCGTTCTGCTGCGAAATGAGGAGCCCGTCCATCTGCGTCCCCAGACTTTTGCAGTCCTTCGCTATCTCACCCAAGCTCAAGGCCGCCTGATTTCAAAGGACCAATTGATCGAGGACCTTTGGCTGGGCAGGGCAGTCACCGACGGGGCTCTAGGCAAATGCATCGAGGAAATTCGCCAGGCGTTGGGCCTCGAATCCTCGAAATGCCTGAAGACGGTGCACGGTCGGGGTTATCGCCTGGAGAGAGGTTGCGACGCCTCCTTTGATGGCACCGGCGCAGTCAGCAAGGCGGGAACCGAGGATCTTCCGCCAATCGGATGGCAAAAGTGGCGGGGCCTGTTCGTGGGCGGGGGCTTGACCTTTGTAATCGCTTTGCTCGGGCTGGTCTACCTGGCTTCGCTCGCCGAGAATCCGACGCTGCCTCCCGCAGACTCGGACCTGCTTGAATCGGTAGCCGTACTGCCATTCAAGCCGCTGCTGCCCGGAGCGCGCGATGAGGCTCTCGAGATGGGCATGGCCGACACGCTGATCACCCAGTTGAGCGCGGCGGGGGACATGATCGTTCGGCCGATATCGGCATCTCGCAAATACCATGGTCTAGAGCTTGACCCAGTGCGGG is part of the Acidobacteriota bacterium genome and encodes:
- a CDS encoding putative toxin-antitoxin system toxin component, PIN family; this encodes MIRIVLDTNVLLSGLFFGGPPGEILQAWRGGLIQIVVSTEILEEYWQTGERLAEKYRHVDLEPFLRLVAIRSRLVDPVVLEEQVCIDPDDDKFLACAVALDCEFVISGDKALVEVEEYRGVNILTPREFVDQHLPARGPSS
- a CDS encoding toll/interleukin-1 receptor domain-containing protein codes for the protein MRVFISHSSKAKPAVEALAIFLRRRGIEAWLDKWEIAAGDDIVASINQGG
- a CDS encoding ScyD/ScyE family protein is translated as MIRHKFRLLLLLLLTLCGGPLCHLIAQCQVSAVTAGLRAPVKIVFSGSDHLIVTEAGNGPNTGRISVVDVTSGIRRTLVEGLPSGFSPPDNAPSGPSGIALRGRTLYLAIGNGDVTVAGAVPGTDVPNPIPSSPIFSSVLALHFSNYVEDSTAGFALTLEDHEALSERSQLKLDNGMGDKLTIRLIADFQDWVADPRPGEPNAVRHSNPFGLAVLDDELYLNDASMNSIRVIQLTTGDSETLTTLPPLPNTRPFGPPLVEPVPDSIRALSSQELLVTLLSGFPFPPGQARVLQVDRETGAAEALITGLTSAIDVLPYRSFGNEMSYLTLEFSADMLVPGTPGRLRLFSPGSSPVDLSTCLITPTSMARDQQSGDIYVSEIFTGRIVRVVP